CGCAGGGCTCGGTTGATCATAAGGTGGTTGACCTCATTCTAGCTTCGTTTGACGACCCGGAGGAAGCAAATGATGCAATTGTTGCGGGTTAGCAGGATGTGTGGCCTGCGAACCGGGTATTCCCTGCCCCGGAGGAAAGGCTGCAAAACGCTGGAGGTAGCCGTCAACTGTCGCAAAAGTGGGATCCTTCGGCGGCTGCGGATGCGGGCACGCGGGCCGAGTTCTCCTCTGTTTCTAGGATACAGGGTTTGGCGGGGAAACGACGCCGGGAGGGGCGAAGTTAGTAAATACACGCGAAGCGTCGAGAACGGTACGAAGTACCGCCCGCCCGGCGCTAGGGCGCTTTTGCCGTTGCTTTTCTTACAGTTGAACCGACTCGAGCGGCTCGGACTGGCGGGCGATGAGAATACGGTTGCCAAGCAGCCGCATCCGGTTGCCGAGGGCCTGCTCAGCGGCTAACAGTGCCAGTTCGGGCACGTTATTGGACTCGGAGAGGTGGCCGAGGATGATGGTGTGAGCGCCGCCGTCGTAGTCCTTCTGGAGGAACTCGGCCGTAGCCTCGTTCGAGAGGTGGCCGACTCGCGAGAGGACGCGCTGCTTGACCGACCACGGGTACGGGCCGTCGCGCAGCATCTCGAGGTCGTGGTTGGATTCGAGCAGCAGCAGGTCGATGCGCTTGAGCGCGGCCTTGACGTTAGGCGGCATGTAGCCGAGGTCGGTGGCCAGTGCCGTGCGGACGCCCGCCGACTCGAAGACGAAGCCGCAGGGATCGGCGGCGTCATGTGGGATGGTGAAGGGCGAGACGGCGATATCGCCGATGGAAAAGTCGGTCCCGGCGCGGAAGTACTCGACGGCGGGCAGGTAGGCCGGGTCTTGCTTGCGTGAGGGCGGGGTGGATTCGGCCGCGTCTTCCACAGCTTCTTCCACAGGCAGCTCGAGCGTCGCAGCGGGGTCGTCGGAGCGGTTGGGCAGGGTTTCCAACTCTTCGGCAGCGGCGGCCTTGGCGGCTTTTTCCTGCTGGATATGATCGAGCCACTTGGCGTAGGTCATGGTAGTGCGCGGCGTCAGCATCCGGACCCAGGCGCGGTGGGTCGGCTCGGTGAAGAAGACCGGGATGCGCAGGCGGCGCGCCAGCACGGCGAGTCCGGCTACGTGATCGATGTGCTCGTGCGTGATGAGGATGGCGTCGAGGGTTTCGGGGTTCTCGCCGGAGATGGCCATGCGGCGGAGCAGCTCGCGGCAGGAGAGCCCGGCGTCGACCAGGAGGCGGGTGCGGCTGCTCGAAACGACAGTCGCATTGCCCTTGGAACCCGAGGCCAGGACAGTGATGCGCATTTGGTTAACATACGCGGTTTACATGTGGGTTACGAGACTCTTTCTAGATTCCAAAACAAAAGCGCCCTCGCGCCGGGCGGGCAGCACTTCGTGCGGTTCTCGACGCTTCGCGTGCTCTTGCCTCGGCTACAACACGCAGCCCATCACAATCGGCTCACCGGCACGGGGATTTCCGGCTGCAAGAGGCTCACCCTGGGTCATCGTCCGCACCTTCCGGACCAGTTGTGCAGGCCCCTCCATCGCGTCCAGCACCTCGCCCAGCGGCTCATCGTAGCCGGAGATCCCGGCTGTCAGGATCAGGTGTTTGGGTGCGTACTCGCGCCGCTGCATGGCCCGTGATTTGAGGAACGCCAGCGCCCGGTCGCGGTCGTCGGATTGGAGGGTGTGGCAGAGGATCAGCAGGTCGATCTGCTCGGCGAGAAGGATCTGCCGGACGTCCGGCAGATGGGCCGTAGTGCGTACGGAGTGGCCGCTGGTGGCTAGAATCCACTGCCGCGTGGAGAGCAGGAGCGAGTCCTGCCCGAAGATGAGGATAGAGATCGGTGTTGCCATAAAAGCTCCCTCGCAAAAGCGTTCTGAGTAAATTGCGGAGGCAGGGAGAAGTGGTGCAAAGAGGCAAAAGTGACTGCAGACGATTGTAGTCATTGCCGATGAATGAAGCCTAGTCAGCTTTGCACAGGTGGTCGGCACCTATCATTACGATAGCGTGCCCACAGCAGTGGATTTCCTGTGGATTACGATCCTAAGTGTTTGATTGTAAATAGAATATAACGCTACGAGGAAATGCGGACAGAGGCTATATCCGAGAGCAGGATCGACCGGCCGGAGGTGCCGAGAGGCTTGCCCTCGGGGTCGAGATCGACGCAGAAGAGGTCGGGCGTGGGCGGCTCGTCGACCAGAATGATAGGCCGGACGCGCGCCAGCTCACCCGTGATGAGGGTAAGCTCGACGACCGCGTCCGGGGTCGTGTCCAGCAGGGATTCGAGGAGAGCCTGGTCTTCAGCGGTCATGTTTTACTTGGCAGCCTTGAGCGGCGCGAGGAAGTTGACCGTGCCGCGCATGACGATCTCGTCGCGCTGGTTGAAGGTGAGAGTGCGGGTGCGGATGATGCCGAACTCGGGGCGGCTGGCCGAGTGGCGGACGCCGAGGACCTCGGACTCGATGCGCAGCGTATCGCCCGGACGGACGGCCTGGCTCCAGCGCAGCTCTTCGACGCCCGCGCCGATCATGCCGCCCGAGACCTTGATGGTCTGGACCCGGAGGCGCATGACGATGGCGGCCGTGAGCCAGCCTGAGGCGGCCAGCCCCTTGAAGAAGGAGCCCTCACCGGCGGCTTCGTCCAGGTGGAAGGGCTGGGGGTCGTACTTTTGGCCGAACTCTTTGATCTCTTCGGCGGTAACCTTGGCTCCGCCGACGGAGATGAACTTCTGGCCGATGTAAAAATCTTCGAAGTAAAGCTCGTTCGCCATGTACTTTGAAATTCCTTCCTGAATCCCTGCACTGAAGTTTTTCAGTGCAATGAGGATAGCTTACGTTGGATGCGATAGGACAGGGCCAGGGTGCTAAGGCGGTCAGTACTGGTAGAAACCCCGGCCGGATTTGCGGCCCAGCCAGCCCGCATCGACCATGCGGATGAGCAGCGGGCAGGGGCGGTACTTGGGGTCGCCGAGGCCGTCGTGCAGCACGCGCATGATGTCGAGGCAGACGTCTAATCCAATGAAATCGGCCAGGGTGAGCGGCCCCATGGGGTGGGCCATGCCCTCGCGGAAGATGGTGTCGACGGCGTCGGCGGTGGCGACGCCCTCCATGACCGCGAAGATGGCCTCGTTGATGAGCGGCATCAGGACGCGGTTGGAGATGAAGCCCGCCGCGTCGTTCACCTCGACCGGCAGCTTGCCGATGGCGGTCGCGAGCGCGGAGACGGTGTCGAAGGTGGCCTGCGTGGTCTGAAGGCCGCGGATGATCTCGACCAGTCGCATGACCGGAACGGGGTTGAAGAAGTGCATCCCGATCACCTGTCCGGGGCGCTTCGTCTGCGCCGCCAGCTTCGTGATGGAGATGCTGCTGGTGTTGCTGGCGAGGATGGCCTCGGGTGGCAGAATCTCGTCGAGCGAGCGGAAGAGCTTTGACTTGACCTCGAAGCGCTCGGTGGCGGCCTCGACGGCGAGAGAAGCGGCGACGAGGTCCGGCAGCCGGGTGGTCAGGGTGATGCGGGTGGCGGCGGCCTCTGCCTGCTCGGCTGTGAGCTTCTCCTTCGCGACCTCGCGGGCCAGATTCTTCCGAATAGTGGCGAAGCCGCGGTCGAGCGCGGGCTGGTCGATATCGGCCAGCAGCACTGTGTGCCCGGCGCGGGCGAAGACGTGCGCGATGCCGTTGCCCATAGTGCCTGCGCCGACGACGCCAATCACTGGAGTCTGCATGGCGGGGAGTTTAGAGGATGCAAGCCACGGTTGTACATTTGTGGGGACGTGCGCAAGGGGGAAATGGCGATGGCGGAGTCTTCAACGAATCCAAACCAGTTTGCAACGTATCCGAGCCTGAGGGACCGCGTGGTGCTCATCAGCGGCGGGGCCACCGGGATCGGCGAGAAGCTGGTGGAGGCCTTTGCCGAGCAGCACGCTCGCGTGGTCTTTCTGGATATTCAGGACGAGGCCGCCGAGACGTTGGCCGCTCGGGTGGGCGGCGTCTACTACCACTGCGACCTGACCGACATGGCCGCGCTCGACGCCTGCATGAAGGCGGTGCTGGAGCGGTTTGAGAGTGTCAATGTGCTCATCAACAACGCGGGCAACGACACGCGGCACGCGGTCGAAGACGTGACGCCGGAGCTGTGGGATCGGGTGATGGCGGTCAATCTGAAGCACCAGTTCTTTCTGACGCAGGCCGTCCTGCCCGGCATGAGGCAGAGGCAGCGCGGCTCGATCATCAACATGAGTTCCATCTCGTGGCTGATCCCCATTACGGGCGTGCCCGTCTACGCCGCGGCCAAGGCGGCCATCGTAGGGCTGACGCGCACGCTGGCGCATGAGGTCGGGCCAGACAACATCCGCGTGAACGCGATTTTGCCCGGAACAATTGCGACGGAGCGGCAGAAGAAGCTCTGGTACACGGAGGAGTTTCTGCGGCAGATCTTTGAGGCCCAGGCGCTGAAGCGCACGTTGCTGCCCGAGGAGGTGGCGCGGCTGGCGCTGTTTCTAGCTGCCGACGACTCGAGCGCCATCACCAACCAAACCCACATCATAGACGGCGGCTGGATCTAGGGCACTTCGTGCGGTTCTCGGGGCGGTATGGGAGGGATGATCTTCTTGGGGCCTTCCGTTGGTCGGCAGTCATCGCCTACGAGAGATACAGCAGCAGAACCGTAACGTTATCGCTGCCGCCGTGGTCGTTGGCCTCTTCGATCAGGAGGCCGCAGAGGTGGTCGAGGTCGGGCATGGCATTGCCCGCCGCCTCTGCTGCGCGACGCAGGCTGGCTTCGATGGCGGCCTCGGGTAGCTCGTGCGTCAGGCCGTCGGAGGCCAGCAGGTAGAGGTCGCCCCGGCGCGGGTCGAGGCTGCGGATCGTCGGCTCGACGGTGGGGTGCGAGCCGATGGCGCGGGTGATGATATTGCGCAGAGGAGAGACTGCGGCCTGTGCGAGCGTAATCTCGCCACAGCGCAACTGCTCCTCGACAAGGGAGTGGTCCTCGGTGAGTCGGGTAAGCGTGGAGTCGCGGAAGAGGTAGCAGCGGCTATCGCCGACGTGGGCAACGGTGAGGGCGAGCGGGTCTTCCGGCTGGCTTGCGAGCAGGAGGGCGACCAGCGTGGTGCCCATGCCGCGCAGCTCCGAGGAGTCGCAGCCATGACAGTAGACAGCCTCGTTGGCGGCGGCGATGGCGTTGAAGAGCCGGATGTCGGCGGGCTGCGGGTCTGCTTTCGAGTCGTTTAGCCGAGCTAGAAAGGTATCGGCGGCCAGACGGCTGGCGACCTCTCCGGCGGCGGCTCCGCCCATGCCGTCGCAGACGACGAAGGCCCCGGCAGCGGAGTTGGCGGCGCAGATATCCTCATTGGACTTGCGGACGCAGCCGCGGTGCGAGAGCATGGCGAAGGCATAAGGGGCGGGGGCGGCAGCGTCGGGAAGATGCTCATCCCGTATCCGGCCTGTGGAAGATCGTGCGCGCCCAAGTGCTGCCATGACTCTAGAGTGTACAAGGGTAGACATGGAACGGATGAACCGGATTGTGCACGGAGAGAACCTCGCCGTGCTCCAGACGCTGGCAGAGAACTCGGTGGAGCTGATCTACGTGGACCCCCCGTTCAACACCGGGAGGCGGCAGACGCGGCGGCAGGTGAAGACCGTGCGCGATGAGGCCGGGGATCGGGTTGGGTTCGGGGGCAAACGCTACAGGACCGAGCCGGTGGCCGGGATCGCGGCGGGGTATGGGGATGCGTTCCCCGACTACCTTGGTTTTTTGCGGCCCAGAATAATCGAGGCCCGGCGCGTGCTGACCGAGACCGGCTCGCTCTTCTTCCACGTGGACCCGCGCGAGGTCCACTACTGCAAGGTGATGCTCGATGAGATCTTCGGGAGGGCGTGTTTTCAGAACGAGATCATCTGGGCTTATGACTATGGAGCACGCCCGAGCAAACGATGGCCCGCCAAGCACGACAACATCCTTTGGTACACGCGCCATCCTGAGCGCTATACCTTCGACCTGAACCAGACCGACCGGATTCCGTACATGGCTCCGGGGCTGGTGGGGGCTAAGAAGGCGGCGCGGGGAAAGACGCCGACCGATGTGTGGTGGCATACGATCGTCTCGCCCACGGGCAAGGAGAAGACCGGCTACGCGACGCAGAAGCCGCTGGGAATGCTGGAGCGGATTGTGCGAGTCCACTCGAAGCCGGGGGATATGGTGCTGGACTTCTTTGCGGGCAGCGGCACGGCGGGAGCGGCGGCGGCGCGGAATGGCCGCAGCTTTTTAATGGTGGATGAGAATGTCGAGGCGATCAAGGTGATGGAAAAGCGGCTCGGGGTAAAGGCGCAGAAGCATCGCAAGCCAAGAACCAAAGCTGCCGCAAAAAAGAAAACGCCCGCTGCCGACCAGCGGGAGGCCCTCAGAAAATAACTCACCCAAGCCGCCCCGAGAACCGTACGAAGTACCGCCCGCCCGGCGTGAGGGCGCTTTTAATCTTTTAAGAGATTCTTGAAGGATGTTCTGCCGCTGGCTTGGCGGCCTTGCGGCTCAGGACGCTGGTGCGGCGGGTGCGGGCGCGCTCGCTGGCGTGGTCGATCTTCTTCCAGAAGGCGACGAAGTAGTCCGTTGCCGAGATGATCGAGACGATGGTCATCCAGTAGATCGCGCAGACCGCGATCAGATGCACCGCGACGACGAAGCCGCCGTGGAAGTTTGGGAACCAGATCCAGTAGTCCCAGCGATGGGCCAGGATGGCGGCCACGACCGAGACGATCTGGATGACGGTCTTGAGCTTGCCGATCTCGCTGGCGTCGATGGTGAAGCCCTCGGACGCGGCGATGGAGCGCAGGCCGGAGACCAGGAACTCACGCCCGATGATGAGCACGGCGATCCACGGCGGCACGATGCGTGGGTTGTACGCGACCAGGATGATGTAGGCCGCAGTGACCATGAGCTTGTCGGCCAGTGGGTCGAGCAACATGCCGATGGTGGTGATCTGGTGGCGTTTGCGCGCGAGATAGCCGTCGAGGCCGTCGGTGATGGAGGCCAGAATGAAGAGGCCGGAGGCGGCCAGTTCCTGATCGCCGGGGTTGTGAATGGGCGAGTGGGGGCTGAGGAACCAGATGAGGAGCGGCACGCTGGCGATGCGGCTCATCGTGATGGAGTTGGGCAGGTTCATGCAGCTGCGCGGCACCGACACTGTCATTCTGTCATACCGTACGCACTTCGTGCCGTTCTCGGGGCGGTATGGGAGGGATCATCTTCTGAGGTCCTCCCGTTGGTCGGAAGCGAAAATCTTTCTCCCGGCCAACGGGAGGACCACACGAAGCAGTAAAAAGGCGTGTGAACGCCCGCCCCGCGCGTAGCAGGCCCGTCCGGCAGGACGTCTTTAGAAGCAACAACAAAGACGCCCTAACGCCGGGCGGGCGGCACTTCGTGCGGTTCTCGAGGCTTCGCGTGAAAGGCTCCTTTTTACGCGTAGACTCCGCGCTGCTTGGTGGTGAAGGCCACACGGTCGATCGCCAGCATGTAGGCCGCGATACGGTTGTTGACCTGATGCGCCGTGCCGTAGGAGACCACGTCCTTGAAGGACTCCGACATGATGGTGTCGAGCCGCTGGTTGACCTCGCTCTCGGTCCAGAAGTAGCCCATGCGGTCCTGCACCCACTCGAAGTAGCTGGTGGTGACGCCGCCCGCGTTGGCCAGGATATCGGGGATGACGAAGACGCCCTTCTCGGCCAGTATCTCGTCAGCGAGGACGGTAGTGGGGCCGTTGGCACCCTCGCAGAGGATGCGGCAGCGCAGGTCGGCGGCGTTGCGGCTGGTGATGACGTTCTCAGTCGCGGCCGGGATCAGGATCTCGCACTCGCGGGTGAGGATCTCGTCCTTGTCCGCGGGCACGGCCTTGGCGAAGCCGTTGATGGTGCCCGCCCTGGCACGGTGCTCGATGAGCGCGGGGATGTCGATGCCGTCGGCGTTATAGACCGCGCCATCGTACTCGGTAATGCCGATGATGGTGTAACCCTTGCGGTAGAGGATGTTAGCGGCGTTCGAGCCGACGTTGCCGAAGCCCTGCAGGATGACGCGGCAGCCTTCAATCGACATGCCGAGGTGCTTCAGGGCCTCGTCGCAGACGACCGAGATACCACGTCCCGTCGCCTCGCGACGCCCTCTGGACCCGCCCATGTTGACCGGCTTGCCGGTGACGACGGCGGTGCTGGTCTGGCCCATGTGCATGGAGTAGGTGTCCATGATCCAGGCCATCGTCTGCTCGTTGGTGTTCATGTCGGGCGCGGGGACGTCCTTCTCCGGGCCGATGAAGTCGATGATCGAGGCGGTGTAGCGACGGGTCATGCGCTCCAGCTCGCCCTGCGACATCTTCTTCGGGTCGCAGATGACGCCCCCCTTGGCTCCGCCGAAGGGGATGTTGACCACAGCGCACTTCCAGGTCATCCACGAGGCCAGAGCGCGGACTTCATCCAGAGATACGTCGGGCGCGTAGCGTATACCTCCCTTGGCCGGGCCGCGGGCGATGGAGTGCTGCACCCGGTAGCCGGTGAAGACCTCGATAGAACCGTCGTCCATCTGGACCGGGATGTGGACGATGATCTCACGGGTGGGGTAGCGGAGCAGCTTCCAGATGCCCTGGTCGAGATTGAGTTTCTTTGCAGCGAAGTCGAAGCGAGAGGCCTGAGCCTCCCACGGGTTCGTCTCCTGCTCCAGCGTGAGAGCAGGTGTAGTCAGTGTTGCCATAGCGGTATCTTCTTTCTTGGCTTGGTGCTTGGTTGCGAATTGGGGGACCAGTGATTCTTCGGCCATGATGGTGTCCCTCGGTGTGAGAAGCCTGCGCCTCAATCAACAACAATTAGACGCCGGGAAGAACGATATCGCCGTATGGAGCCATGTGTCCATCATCGGCAGCTTGGCGTGACGGGATGATGATAAGAACAACAACAAAAGCGTCCTCACGCCGGACGGGCGGCACTTCGTGCGGTTCTCGACGCTTCGCGTGAAACGGCAAAAATAAAGTGCCGGGTAAAATTGGGACACACACCGCTCGAAGGATGGGAAACCCGACACGATGGCCGCCAGACGCACCAGTACCCCGGATTTGACCGCATTTCGCAAGCTGGCGAAGAGCCACACCCTCGTCCCCGTCTTCCGCACCATCACCGCCGACCTCGAGACACCGGTATCGGCCTTCCTGCGCATCGCCAACGAGGCCCCCGAAGCCTTCCTGCTCGAGAGCGTCGAGGGCGGAGAGCACGTGGGGCGGTACACCTTCATCGGCATCGAGCCGTACAAGCGCATGGAGGCGCGGGGGCACACCATCACCGTCGAAGAGGGCCGCAAGCGCAAGACCTTCGAGGGAGATATCTTCGAGGAACTGAAGCTGGCCCTGGCCGGGCACACGCCCGCTCGCCTGAGCGGCCTGCCGCCGTTTACCGCCGGTGCGGTCGGGTTCTTCTCCTACGATGTAGTCCGGCTGATCGAGCGCCTGCCCGTGCTGGCCGCCGATGAGTTGGGAGTTCCCGACGCCTGCCTGATGTTCTTCGACCAGGTGCTCGCCTTCGACCATGTGAAGAAGGAGATTCTGCTGATCGCCACCGCCGATATGACTCGCGGAGGGAGCTACGAGCAGGCGCTGAAGCGGCTGAATAAGATGGAGCGGAGGCTGGCTTCGGCGCTGCCGCCTCAACGGCGCAGGGCCGTGCAGGGCAAGCTGAAGCTGGTCTCGCGGACCCCGAAGATGCGGTATCTGAAGTCGGTGGCCAAGGCCAAGGAGTACATTGCCAGCGGCGACGTCTTCCAGTGCGTCATCTCGCAACGCTTCGACTGCGAGCCGGGGGTAGAGGCGTTCGATATCTACCGGGCGCTGCGGATCGTGAACCCCTCGCCGTATATGTTCTTCCTGCGATTTGGGATGGAGAAGGCCGGGCCCAAGGGCAAGAAGGTCAGCCAGCCCGCGCACATCGTGGGCTCGTCGCCGGAGCTGCTGGTGCGGGTGCATGGGCGCACGGTGGAGTATCGGCCCATCGCCGGGACGCGGCCCCGCAGCGCCGATGAGGTGGAGGATCGGGCGCTCGAGGCCAATCTGCGGGCCGATGAAAAAGAAGTCGCCGAGCATGTGATGCTGGTGGACCTGGGGCGCAATGACGTGGGCCGCGTGAGCGAGTTCGGGTCGGTGAAGGTGAAGGATCTGATGTTTGTGGAGCGGTACAGCCACGTGATGCACATGGTGAGTGCGGTCGAGGGCGAGCTGCGTAAGGATCTTGAGCCGATTGATGCGTTCAAGGCCTGCTTCCCTGCCGGGACGCTGAGCGGCGCGCCGAAGATTCGGGCGATGGAGATTATCGAGGAGCTGGAACCGGCTCGTCGCGGGGTGTATGGCGGCAGTGTGTTTTATGCGGATTTCAGTGGGAATCTGGATAGCTGCATTGCGATTCGGACGCTGTTTATGAATGGCAAGCAGGGACATATACAGGCTGGGGGCGGAATTGTGGCCGATAGTGTGCCGGAGATGGAGTTTGCTGAGACGGTGAATAAGTCCAAGGCGGTGGTGCGGGCGATTGAGAAGGCACGTCTCGGATAGCCTTTACGCGAAGCGTCGAGAACCGCACGAAGTGCCGCCCGCCCGGCGCTAGGGCGCTTTTGCCGTTGCTTCTAGGGTAGGTCGGGCTTTAGCCCCGACATCCAGACTTGCCTACGAATTGGGCTTTAGCCCCTGAGGTATGCTTTCTTTGCCTCGAGACGTAGTGCTGAGGGAAAAACCCATGTCTCAGAATCGAGGCATGGGGCACCCGGATTTGTGGCCGGGAGAAAAAGCATACCTCGGGGGCTAAAGCCCGCATCTGTGGTGAGTTTTAATGTCCGGGCTAAAGCCCGGACCTACCCCAAAAACAACGACAACAACAACGGCCTGTCGCTCCGAAAACAAAGCAACGCCGGTGGATGCGCACATCAAGAGTTTCTTCTCCAGAAGGTAGGCGTAGCTCCGGTATTGGCGCGGAAGGCGCTGGTGAAGCGACTTGCGCTCTGAAATCCCACGGCTGAGGCGACCTGCTCGATGGTCCACTCGGGCTTGGCCAGCAGCAGCTTGGCGCGGGCTACGCGCTTCTCGACGATGTACTGGTGCGGGGTGAAGCCGGTGCTCTCGCGGAAGCTGCGCGCGAAGTGGAAGAGGCTGAGCCCCGCCAGCGTGGCCAGCTCTTCGAGGCGCAGCTCGCGGTCCAGATGGGTCTCGATGTAGTCGAGGACGTGGCGCAGCTTCGCCCGCGCGAGGCCGCCCTTGAGCAGCGGCGGCGGCGTGGGGCTGGCGTACTTCCGCACCAGCGCGATGGAGAGCGACAGCCCGATGAGGTCGCCGTAGAGAGCGCCCATCGGCCAGCCGGAGGCCATCTCGCGCTCCATCTCAGTCAGCAGCAGGCGTAACTGCTCGTCCTGCAACGTCCAGCGGTTCTCGAAGTCGCCCAGGCGCGACAGGCCGAGCTGCCCGGCCGCGTGGGTCAGGAGCGACGGCTCCACCGACGCGATGATGCGCTGCGAGGTGCCGTGCCAGAGCATCGAGTCACGGGTGCCGGGAGCCAGCAGGATCAGGTCGCCGGTGGCGGAGTGGACGTGGCCGGTCTTGCCCGCGGAGTTCCAGTCCATCTCGACCGTGCCGCCGGTCTGGAGGTGGAGGCAGAAGGTGGGGTGCTCGTGGACGGGGATCTCGACGGCGGCGAGGGTGTGCTTTTCGAGGACGATTCCGGCTCCAATGCCGGTCCAGGGCGAGCGGATGCTGTCCTGCTCGGGGTTGCCGGGCAGCAGCGGCACCGAGCGCGAGCCGACCAGCACGGAGACGCGCTGGGGTTGGCTGCCGCTGCGCTCTGTTGGGGAAGGCGTCATCCTGCCCTCCATCATAGTTGGGGGCAAGAAGCGGGGGAAAACAGCAAGATCCGTCGGATGCCGGGGAGGCGGCGAGCCTAGCTTAAGGACAGTCAGGAGGGTAAGGACATGGGACTCATTCAGGGAGTAGTAGACGGATTCATCATAACCGTGGGGATCACGCAGCCGACGCCCGAACGCAAGCGCGTGGCGACGATCTTCATCGCAAGCGGGCTGCTCGGAACGATTGCGGGCGTGGTGGCGCTGTTCGGGTTTGTCGTGGCGAAGATCTTCGCCAGCTAAGCAGAAGCCCTCCCCATAAAAAACAAAAGCAACAGCGCCCTAGCGCCGGGCGGGCGCCACTTCGTGGGGTTTTGGACGCTTCGCGTGTTTCTTACAGGGCTGTGGCGTCCGGCGTAAGATAGAAGGCATCATGGTCTTCGTCCTCGATAACTACGACTCCTTCACCTACAACCT
This is a stretch of genomic DNA from Granulicella sp. WH15. It encodes these proteins:
- a CDS encoding MBL fold metallo-hydrolase translates to MRITVLASGSKGNATVVSSSRTRLLVDAGLSCRELLRRMAISGENPETLDAILITHEHIDHVAGLAVLARRLRIPVFFTEPTHRAWVRMLTPRTTMTYAKWLDHIQQEKAAKAAAAEELETLPNRSDDPAATLELPVEEAVEDAAESTPPSRKQDPAYLPAVEYFRAGTDFSIGDIAVSPFTIPHDAADPCGFVFESAGVRTALATDLGYMPPNVKAALKRIDLLLLESNHDLEMLRDGPYPWSVKQRVLSRVGHLSNEATAEFLQKDYDGGAHTIILGHLSESNNVPELALLAAEQALGNRMRLLGNRILIARQSEPLESVQL
- a CDS encoding MaoC family dehydratase, producing MANELYFEDFYIGQKFISVGGAKVTAEEIKEFGQKYDPQPFHLDEAAGEGSFFKGLAASGWLTAAIVMRLRVQTIKVSGGMIGAGVEELRWSQAVRPGDTLRIESEVLGVRHSASRPEFGIIRTRTLTFNQRDEIVMRGTVNFLAPLKAAK
- a CDS encoding 3-hydroxybutyryl-CoA dehydrogenase, with amino-acid sequence MQTPVIGVVGAGTMGNGIAHVFARAGHTVLLADIDQPALDRGFATIRKNLAREVAKEKLTAEQAEAAATRITLTTRLPDLVAASLAVEAATERFEVKSKLFRSLDEILPPEAILASNTSSISITKLAAQTKRPGQVIGMHFFNPVPVMRLVEIIRGLQTTQATFDTVSALATAIGKLPVEVNDAAGFISNRVLMPLINEAIFAVMEGVATADAVDTIFREGMAHPMGPLTLADFIGLDVCLDIMRVLHDGLGDPKYRPCPLLIRMVDAGWLGRKSGRGFYQY
- a CDS encoding SDR family oxidoreductase, whose protein sequence is MAESSTNPNQFATYPSLRDRVVLISGGATGIGEKLVEAFAEQHARVVFLDIQDEAAETLAARVGGVYYHCDLTDMAALDACMKAVLERFESVNVLINNAGNDTRHAVEDVTPELWDRVMAVNLKHQFFLTQAVLPGMRQRQRGSIINMSSISWLIPITGVPVYAAAKAAIVGLTRTLAHEVGPDNIRVNAILPGTIATERQKKLWYTEEFLRQIFEAQALKRTLLPEEVARLALFLAADDSSAITNQTHIIDGGWI
- a CDS encoding PP2C family serine/threonine-protein phosphatase, whose amino-acid sequence is MAALGRARSSTGRIRDEHLPDAAAPAPYAFAMLSHRGCVRKSNEDICAANSAAGAFVVCDGMGGAAAGEVASRLAADTFLARLNDSKADPQPADIRLFNAIAAANEAVYCHGCDSSELRGMGTTLVALLLASQPEDPLALTVAHVGDSRCYLFRDSTLTRLTEDHSLVEEQLRCGEITLAQAAVSPLRNIITRAIGSHPTVEPTIRSLDPRRGDLYLLASDGLTHELPEAAIEASLRRAAEAAGNAMPDLDHLCGLLIEEANDHGGSDNVTVLLLYLS
- a CDS encoding site-specific DNA-methyltransferase, producing MERMNRIVHGENLAVLQTLAENSVELIYVDPPFNTGRRQTRRQVKTVRDEAGDRVGFGGKRYRTEPVAGIAAGYGDAFPDYLGFLRPRIIEARRVLTETGSLFFHVDPREVHYCKVMLDEIFGRACFQNEIIWAYDYGARPSKRWPAKHDNILWYTRHPERYTFDLNQTDRIPYMAPGLVGAKKAARGKTPTDVWWHTIVSPTGKEKTGYATQKPLGMLERIVRVHSKPGDMVLDFFAGSGTAGAAAARNGRSFLMVDENVEAIKVMEKRLGVKAQKHRKPRTKAAAKKKTPAADQREALRK
- the pgsA gene encoding CDP-diacylglycerol--glycerol-3-phosphate 3-phosphatidyltransferase, whose amino-acid sequence is MNLPNSITMSRIASVPLLIWFLSPHSPIHNPGDQELAASGLFILASITDGLDGYLARKRHQITTIGMLLDPLADKLMVTAAYIILVAYNPRIVPPWIAVLIIGREFLVSGLRSIAASEGFTIDASEIGKLKTVIQIVSVVAAILAHRWDYWIWFPNFHGGFVVAVHLIAVCAIYWMTIVSIISATDYFVAFWKKIDHASERARTRRTSVLSRKAAKPAAEHPSRIS
- a CDS encoding Glu/Leu/Phe/Val dehydrogenase; the encoded protein is MATLTTPALTLEQETNPWEAQASRFDFAAKKLNLDQGIWKLLRYPTREIIVHIPVQMDDGSIEVFTGYRVQHSIARGPAKGGIRYAPDVSLDEVRALASWMTWKCAVVNIPFGGAKGGVICDPKKMSQGELERMTRRYTASIIDFIGPEKDVPAPDMNTNEQTMAWIMDTYSMHMGQTSTAVVTGKPVNMGGSRGRREATGRGISVVCDEALKHLGMSIEGCRVILQGFGNVGSNAANILYRKGYTIIGITEYDGAVYNADGIDIPALIEHRARAGTINGFAKAVPADKDEILTRECEILIPAATENVITSRNAADLRCRILCEGANGPTTVLADEILAEKGVFVIPDILANAGGVTTSYFEWVQDRMGYFWTESEVNQRLDTIMSESFKDVVSYGTAHQVNNRIAAYMLAIDRVAFTTKQRGVYA
- the trpE gene encoding anthranilate synthase component I, producing MAARRTSTPDLTAFRKLAKSHTLVPVFRTITADLETPVSAFLRIANEAPEAFLLESVEGGEHVGRYTFIGIEPYKRMEARGHTITVEEGRKRKTFEGDIFEELKLALAGHTPARLSGLPPFTAGAVGFFSYDVVRLIERLPVLAADELGVPDACLMFFDQVLAFDHVKKEILLIATADMTRGGSYEQALKRLNKMERRLASALPPQRRRAVQGKLKLVSRTPKMRYLKSVAKAKEYIASGDVFQCVISQRFDCEPGVEAFDIYRALRIVNPSPYMFFLRFGMEKAGPKGKKVSQPAHIVGSSPELLVRVHGRTVEYRPIAGTRPRSADEVEDRALEANLRADEKEVAEHVMLVDLGRNDVGRVSEFGSVKVKDLMFVERYSHVMHMVSAVEGELRKDLEPIDAFKACFPAGTLSGAPKIRAMEIIEELEPARRGVYGGSVFYADFSGNLDSCIAIRTLFMNGKQGHIQAGGGIVADSVPEMEFAETVNKSKAVVRAIEKARLG